One Lacipirellulaceae bacterium DNA window includes the following coding sequences:
- a CDS encoding hemolysin family protein produces the protein MTLAVLFWTSLTAFFAAMLTNLGYRTLKEFSRHDLEEICQRNERHERLGQILRLHENVAIGVETLSALFTALAIVAGAACATMRWQLQPDASWQNLYGIAAGLGLVLVAARTWGPWALSRVFAARFLFNTWPLWRALAVVATPLSFIAKLLDTILHRLVGQTPQVIDEQAIEEEIRTIVSEGHREGLLEDDAREMIEGVIELGEDDVSQIMTPRTDMHMVSINLPWDEVIEDVIEAAHTRVPVYGENRDDIVGILYSKDLLPELSKPDQADRLPIVEILRKPVFVPETKRVDDLLQMFQQLRTHIAVVLDEYGGVSGLVTIEDVLEEIVGEIVDEYDPEQVEEIQRIDVDICEALGRAHVDEINVMMGLELPEDGDFDTIGGFVFTELGRVPQQGESVIWQNQVRVSVLEVSKRRIERVKIERLTSGQLEIA, from the coding sequence GTGACCCTTGCGGTGTTGTTTTGGACGAGCCTGACGGCGTTTTTCGCAGCGATGCTAACCAACCTTGGTTATCGCACGCTCAAGGAATTTTCACGGCACGACCTTGAGGAAATCTGCCAACGCAATGAGCGCCACGAACGTCTGGGCCAGATCTTGCGCCTGCATGAGAATGTAGCGATCGGTGTCGAGACACTGTCGGCCTTGTTTACTGCCCTGGCAATCGTAGCTGGTGCCGCTTGTGCGACGATGCGGTGGCAGCTCCAGCCAGATGCCTCTTGGCAGAATCTCTATGGGATTGCAGCTGGGCTTGGGCTGGTGCTTGTGGCAGCGCGTACTTGGGGGCCTTGGGCTCTGTCACGTGTTTTCGCCGCTCGGTTTCTGTTCAACACGTGGCCGCTCTGGCGTGCACTGGCTGTGGTTGCCACGCCGCTTTCCTTCATTGCCAAGCTGCTGGATACGATCCTGCATCGTCTCGTTGGCCAAACCCCACAAGTGATCGATGAGCAGGCGATCGAAGAAGAAATCAGAACGATCGTCAGCGAAGGTCATCGTGAAGGGCTCTTGGAAGACGATGCACGTGAAATGATCGAAGGAGTCATTGAGCTGGGTGAGGATGACGTTTCGCAGATCATGACCCCTCGGACGGACATGCACATGGTGTCCATCAATCTGCCGTGGGACGAAGTGATTGAGGATGTCATCGAGGCGGCTCACACACGGGTGCCCGTCTACGGCGAGAATCGTGACGACATCGTGGGGATTCTCTACAGCAAGGATCTGCTGCCGGAGCTGTCGAAGCCAGACCAAGCAGATCGGCTGCCAATCGTCGAGATTCTCAGGAAGCCTGTGTTCGTTCCCGAGACGAAGCGTGTTGACGATCTCTTACAGATGTTCCAGCAATTGCGGACTCATATCGCAGTGGTTCTTGACGAGTATGGGGGCGTCTCCGGGTTGGTCACGATCGAAGACGTGCTCGAAGAGATCGTCGGCGAAATTGTCGACGAGTACGATCCAGAGCAAGTGGAGGAAATCCAACGGATCGATGTCGACATCTGCGAAGCCCTTGGACGTGCCCATGTCGACGAGATCAACGTGATGATGGGCTTGGAACTGCCGGAGGATGGCGATTTTGATACCATCGGTGGGTTCGTGTTCACGGAACTGGGCCGCGTTCCTCAGCAGGGCGAGTCGGTGATTTGGCAAAACCAGGTAAGAGTCAGCGTCTTGGAAGTTTCCAAACGTCGGATCGAACGCGTAAAGATCGAGCGGCTCACCTCAGGTCAGCTTGAGATCGCTTAG
- the bamD gene encoding outer membrane protein assembly factor BamD, with the protein MPRITAILLAIVVAPGCASLGVPTPSLPTFAGEGAPPGTAEWWKKNKKKAEFVPGEGYRVAGTEGFYDQEGRPIRTRVAKQVKPKEGGLLADVKLSDTFQDLKTQVGMGPDERIARTSYAQGEQLFREEKYNEAAKHFKETIARAPGSQLQQDAKFQLAESYFFAESYPKANDAYEQLIQDHPNSPHLDKVIRRQFDLARYWEAHHNYDPNWVTTPNLFDKRRPLFDTLGRAIKNYENIRLNDPTGPLADDAVMATANSYFLRGRYVDADYHYDLIRKEFPRSEHQYEAHLLGLECKLRRYQGSDYGGRPLQEAEKLAKQLRRQFGGQLDEEQRGRLREREARLRQLMAVRDYDLAQYHEGKKEYGAAKFYYQQIARDHPRTEAAEKSIERLAELKDKPDVPKEPLHSIMELLPQNAERTSIAQIPLLEEQPKLQDDSQIQMATRTTNEEQSDAGTIQR; encoded by the coding sequence ATGCCGCGAATTACAGCAATTCTTCTCGCAATCGTTGTCGCTCCAGGCTGCGCTTCGTTGGGTGTGCCAACGCCAAGCCTTCCCACGTTCGCGGGCGAGGGAGCGCCTCCGGGCACTGCCGAATGGTGGAAGAAGAACAAGAAAAAAGCGGAATTCGTTCCTGGCGAAGGATATCGCGTTGCAGGTACGGAAGGCTTCTACGATCAGGAAGGACGACCCATTCGGACGCGCGTCGCCAAGCAGGTGAAACCGAAAGAGGGTGGCCTGCTCGCAGATGTGAAACTCAGCGACACATTTCAAGACTTGAAAACCCAAGTCGGCATGGGCCCGGACGAACGGATTGCCCGCACCTCTTATGCTCAAGGTGAGCAACTATTCCGTGAGGAAAAGTACAACGAGGCGGCCAAGCATTTCAAGGAAACGATTGCCCGGGCTCCCGGATCGCAGCTCCAGCAGGATGCGAAGTTCCAACTGGCAGAAAGCTATTTCTTTGCAGAGAGTTACCCGAAGGCGAACGATGCCTACGAGCAGCTCATCCAGGACCATCCCAACTCTCCTCACTTAGACAAAGTGATCCGCCGCCAGTTCGACCTGGCCCGCTATTGGGAGGCACACCACAACTACGATCCTAACTGGGTGACGACGCCGAACTTGTTCGATAAGCGACGCCCACTGTTCGACACTCTCGGGCGAGCGATCAAGAACTACGAGAACATTCGCCTGAACGATCCGACTGGGCCGCTAGCGGACGATGCCGTCATGGCGACAGCCAATTCGTACTTCCTCAGGGGCCGCTATGTCGATGCGGATTACCATTACGATTTGATCCGAAAAGAGTTTCCGCGGAGCGAGCATCAATACGAAGCTCACCTGCTTGGCTTGGAATGTAAGCTGCGCCGCTACCAGGGTTCCGACTATGGCGGTCGGCCATTGCAGGAAGCGGAAAAGCTCGCCAAGCAACTCCGACGTCAGTTCGGCGGACAGCTTGACGAAGAGCAGCGTGGCAGATTACGAGAGCGTGAGGCTCGCCTACGGCAATTGATGGCCGTACGCGATTACGATCTGGCTCAGTACCACGAGGGAAAGAAAGAGTACGGAGCGGCTAAGTTCTACTACCAGCAAATCGCCCGAGACCATCCTCGAACGGAGGCGGCAGAAAAATCGATCGAGCGCTTGGCTGAGTTGAAGGATAAGCCCGACGTTCCAAAAGAGCCGCTCCACTCGATCATGGAGTTGCTTCCCCAAAATGCGGAGCGGACTTCGATTGCACAGATACCGTTGCTTGAAGAGCAGCCGAAGTTGCAAGACGACTCGCAGATTCAGATGGCCACTCGGACCACCAACGAGGAGCAGTCCGATGCTGGTACGATTCAGCGGTAA
- the lptE gene encoding LPS assembly lipoprotein LptE, with protein sequence MLVRFSGKFVLLVLLGSSLSTGCASYRVGAQSLYAPDIATVYVPIIESDSFRRDLGERLTEAVIKEIESKTPFKVVGSPDADSVLSVRLVGDRKRVTIENQNDDPRSIEINMAVQVTWLNRRRIPIQPVATVPLPPEMLPVNQTGTLIPEVGQSVASAQQLSIQRLAERIVSTMEEPW encoded by the coding sequence ATGCTGGTACGATTCAGCGGTAAATTCGTGCTGTTGGTCCTGCTTGGTAGTAGCCTCTCCACGGGCTGTGCTTCGTACCGTGTGGGGGCTCAGTCGCTGTATGCTCCTGACATCGCAACGGTTTATGTGCCGATCATCGAGTCGGACAGCTTTCGGCGAGACTTGGGTGAGCGACTGACCGAGGCGGTGATCAAAGAGATCGAGTCGAAAACTCCTTTCAAGGTAGTTGGTTCGCCCGATGCGGATAGCGTTCTCTCGGTGCGCCTGGTGGGCGACCGGAAGCGGGTAACCATCGAGAATCAGAATGATGATCCGCGTTCGATCGAGATCAACATGGCAGTGCAGGTCACCTGGTTGAACCGCCGGCGTATTCCCATCCAGCCCGTCGCAACCGTGCCGCTCCCCCCGGAAATGTTGCCAGTCAATCAGACGGGAACGCTCATTCCCGAAGTAGGCCAATCAGTGGCCTCCGCACAGCAGCTTTCAATCCAGCGACTGGCGGAGCGTATCGTTTCGACGATGGAAGAACCCTGGTAA
- the folP gene encoding dihydropteroate synthase: MDLTGKDAHRATVWQLRTRSLTFGELPLLMGIVNVTPDSFSDGGRFLGVESAVNQGLKLVAEGADILDIGGESTRPYSTQVELQEELNRVLPVIEQLAKETKVPISIDTSKATVAREAIARGAEIINDVTGLEGDPEMVSVAVESNAGVCAMHMQGTPQTMQDDPRYDDIVEEIGAYLAQRRDALLAAGLKRERICLDPGIGFGKTHQHNLTLMARCEAFHRLGCPLLVGHSRKGFLAKVIGDSETDRASATAGSAIALARQGVQVIRVHDVRVVRETLLAHHACESGNLPE, from the coding sequence ATGGACCTGACTGGCAAAGATGCTCATCGAGCAACTGTTTGGCAACTGCGTACGCGCAGCCTCACATTCGGCGAACTGCCCCTATTGATGGGGATCGTGAACGTAACTCCAGACAGCTTCTCTGACGGCGGCCGATTTCTGGGCGTCGAGTCAGCAGTGAACCAGGGGCTCAAGCTCGTAGCCGAGGGAGCTGACATTCTCGACATCGGGGGAGAAAGTACGCGACCCTACTCGACCCAAGTAGAGTTGCAGGAAGAGTTAAATCGAGTTCTGCCTGTAATTGAACAACTTGCGAAGGAAACCAAAGTTCCGATTTCGATTGATACTAGCAAAGCAACCGTCGCTCGGGAGGCGATAGCACGCGGGGCGGAGATCATTAACGACGTCACCGGCCTGGAAGGAGACCCAGAGATGGTCTCCGTTGCTGTTGAATCCAACGCCGGGGTTTGTGCCATGCACATGCAAGGCACGCCGCAGACGATGCAGGACGATCCTCGTTACGATGACATTGTCGAAGAGATCGGAGCGTATCTCGCACAGCGGCGTGATGCGCTGCTTGCCGCGGGGCTCAAGCGAGAGCGAATCTGTCTCGACCCAGGAATTGGGTTCGGAAAGACGCACCAACACAACCTCACGCTGATGGCCAGGTGCGAGGCGTTTCACAGGCTGGGGTGTCCGTTGCTCGTGGGGCACTCGCGGAAAGGGTTCTTGGCCAAGGTCATAGGAGACTCAGAGACCGATCGGGCCTCTGCGACCGCCGGATCAGCCATCGCTTTGGCACGTCAGGGGGTACAGGTGATTCGAGTCCATGATGTTCGTGTTGTCCGCGAAACTCTGCTAGCTCACCATGCCTGTGAAAGCGGAAATCTGCCAGAATGA
- a CDS encoding HDIG domain-containing protein, protein MSNGNTQKRTRQQRVAAVELQPGVWRTLWSNLQRGGVLLRIGLAAGAALFLWAFTQSWDPPFEYQKGEIPQRDLVARTDFEQLDEKATEEAKEKARKLAVAIFNQDPAPLEQMRAQLVGEITKLLAAKSWEEVDSNLWAEFQPPLAPGTPDPTDEQRVAQFERFQEAFSEEGAIDKFAEELAAVMAPFEQWGLLEPLPAEWDANFEKIEVRTKDSESFGAQKEVSEVLIENVAAKLQQSLNERLSSLELAQKVFAWLRPRLKPTLVVDHDATHLAQDEMAENEPPVTKPYRAGEDVLATAGEPLSEDAMKLLELEYQQQSSDRTFAERLQRSVSILGMFVALYTLCAVYIYAREPKIINELLRLVTLLSLVVITVALAKIINQYSSAVDVLPLLLCGMTLAIAYGQELSLLISACIALIIVLTNGHDFPQALVLTATTAGAILVLKQVRTRSKLLLVGFTAAVVGFLTTLGVGTLYGRPLPLLLEEGGHLALWSVIAGSLMTVLLPAVERAFNVLTDMRLFELGDPALPLLQELVRRAPGTYNHSITVASLAESAAEAIGARGLLVRVGAYYHDIGKMLKPGYFIENQGQGDNRHDSLMPAMSTLVIIAHVKDGADLARQNNIPEALIDFIQQHHGTTLVEYFYRQANEQREKEDPEGSEVDESSFRYPGPRPQTREAGVLMLADAVESASRVLKEPTPSRIESLVEDLTMKRLLDGQFDESGLTLEEVRKVGESLVKSLTAKYHGRVKYPDQVTA, encoded by the coding sequence ATGAGCAACGGCAACACTCAAAAACGAACCCGCCAGCAGCGCGTTGCAGCAGTTGAGCTTCAACCGGGGGTCTGGCGTACCCTTTGGTCGAATCTTCAGCGCGGCGGGGTTTTGCTGCGCATTGGTTTGGCTGCTGGGGCCGCTTTGTTCTTGTGGGCTTTCACGCAAAGCTGGGATCCGCCCTTTGAGTATCAAAAGGGTGAAATCCCTCAACGTGATCTGGTCGCGCGGACTGATTTCGAACAGCTTGATGAGAAAGCGACCGAGGAAGCGAAAGAGAAGGCACGAAAGCTGGCAGTTGCCATCTTCAATCAAGACCCGGCGCCTCTGGAACAGATGCGTGCCCAACTAGTCGGAGAGATCACGAAGCTACTTGCTGCCAAGTCATGGGAAGAAGTTGACTCGAACCTGTGGGCGGAGTTTCAGCCACCTCTAGCCCCAGGGACTCCTGACCCGACCGACGAACAGCGTGTCGCTCAATTCGAGCGATTTCAAGAGGCGTTCAGCGAAGAAGGGGCCATCGATAAGTTTGCCGAGGAACTGGCCGCTGTGATGGCACCTTTTGAGCAGTGGGGTCTGCTTGAGCCATTGCCTGCCGAGTGGGATGCCAACTTTGAGAAGATCGAGGTTCGCACCAAGGACAGCGAGTCGTTCGGTGCTCAGAAGGAAGTTTCCGAAGTTCTCATTGAGAACGTCGCCGCGAAATTGCAGCAATCACTCAATGAGCGGCTTAGTTCGTTGGAACTTGCTCAGAAAGTTTTCGCCTGGCTCCGTCCGCGGCTAAAGCCGACGCTTGTTGTTGACCATGATGCGACGCATCTGGCACAAGACGAGATGGCAGAGAACGAACCGCCGGTCACCAAGCCTTACCGAGCTGGTGAGGATGTTCTGGCCACCGCGGGAGAACCGCTCTCCGAAGACGCCATGAAGCTCCTGGAGTTGGAGTACCAGCAACAAAGCTCAGATCGCACTTTTGCTGAAAGGCTGCAACGATCCGTTTCGATCTTAGGAATGTTCGTTGCGCTCTACACACTATGCGCTGTGTATATCTATGCTCGAGAGCCAAAAATTATCAACGAGCTTTTGCGTTTGGTGACGCTCCTCTCACTAGTGGTGATTACCGTAGCTTTGGCAAAGATCATCAATCAGTACAGTTCAGCAGTTGATGTGCTGCCGTTGCTTCTGTGCGGGATGACCTTGGCCATTGCTTATGGACAGGAGCTTTCACTGCTGATCTCAGCGTGTATCGCGCTGATTATTGTGTTGACGAACGGTCACGATTTCCCACAAGCATTAGTGCTGACGGCGACGACCGCAGGCGCTATTCTGGTTCTGAAGCAGGTGCGCACCCGTAGCAAGCTACTGCTGGTTGGTTTTACCGCTGCTGTTGTTGGCTTTCTGACAACCTTAGGCGTTGGCACCCTCTATGGTCGTCCCCTGCCGTTGCTACTCGAAGAAGGGGGGCACTTGGCCCTTTGGTCGGTGATTGCGGGTTCGCTCATGACCGTCTTGCTGCCAGCGGTCGAAAGAGCCTTCAATGTGCTGACCGATATGCGTCTGTTCGAGCTTGGCGATCCGGCATTACCTCTTCTGCAAGAGCTCGTTCGCCGTGCCCCAGGCACGTACAACCATTCGATTACCGTTGCTTCGCTGGCGGAATCGGCCGCGGAAGCGATCGGTGCGCGTGGGTTGCTCGTTCGCGTGGGTGCTTACTATCACGACATCGGCAAAATGCTCAAGCCGGGATACTTTATTGAGAACCAAGGCCAGGGCGACAACCGGCACGATTCGCTGATGCCGGCGATGAGTACCTTGGTGATCATCGCCCACGTCAAAGACGGCGCTGACCTCGCGCGGCAGAACAACATCCCGGAGGCGTTGATTGACTTTATCCAGCAACATCACGGAACGACTTTGGTCGAGTACTTCTACCGACAGGCGAACGAGCAGCGTGAGAAGGAAGATCCCGAAGGGAGCGAAGTTGATGAGAGTTCATTCCGCTATCCCGGGCCCCGTCCACAAACGCGGGAAGCGGGCGTTCTCATGCTTGCAGACGCTGTCGAAAGTGCTAGCCGAGTGTTGAAAGAGCCCACGCCGTCGCGAATTGAGAGCTTGGTCGAAGACCTGACGATGAAGCGGCTGCTCGATGGTCAGTTTGACGAATCAGGTCTGACGCTGGAAGAAGTGCGCAAAGTTGGCGAAAGTTTGGTAAAATCACTGACAGCGAAATACCATGGGCGAGTCAAGTACCCCGACCAAGTGACCGCTTAA
- the fliM gene encoding flagellar motor switch protein FliM — protein MSDDTLSQEEMDSLLGGGDAPGESDESGTPAPRRQKVTVYDFKRPERVGKEQMRALQTMHEGFGRNFGASLSALLRTIVEVKLTSVDQLTYSEFVFSLENPTCFNLVNAEPLEGQLILDLNPSILFPIIDRMLGGSANSPPPARRPLTEIELRLVSKITNLFLREMQNAWENVLELNLSVDRVESNPQLVQIIPANEVIVLVSFELTVGSTRGMINLCIPFNSIERISSKLSSNSWVSYSRRPPTAESMQQISDHLAEAPVEVVVEMARTKITTADLLGLQVGDIVASEKDVNEPLLVSVEGAPKFHASPGQLKGRKAIQVVSEFQPEHVQVKPTQAQPAAETT, from the coding sequence ATGTCCGACGATACCCTAAGCCAGGAAGAGATGGATAGCCTGCTCGGGGGAGGCGATGCGCCCGGCGAATCCGACGAATCGGGAACTCCGGCACCACGACGCCAGAAAGTGACCGTCTACGACTTCAAGCGTCCTGAACGCGTCGGCAAAGAGCAGATGCGTGCCCTCCAGACAATGCACGAGGGCTTCGGGCGTAATTTTGGAGCCTCACTCTCGGCACTGTTACGGACGATTGTTGAGGTGAAACTCACGAGCGTCGACCAGCTCACCTATAGTGAATTCGTTTTCAGTCTTGAGAATCCAACCTGCTTTAATCTGGTCAATGCCGAGCCGCTTGAAGGGCAACTCATTCTCGACCTGAACCCTTCGATTCTCTTTCCGATTATCGATCGCATGCTGGGTGGCAGTGCGAATTCCCCACCGCCTGCCAGGCGACCGCTTACCGAAATCGAGTTGCGCCTTGTCTCGAAGATTACGAATCTCTTCCTGCGTGAAATGCAGAACGCTTGGGAGAATGTTCTTGAACTCAACTTGAGCGTGGATCGCGTTGAGAGCAATCCGCAGCTCGTGCAGATCATCCCCGCGAACGAAGTGATCGTACTCGTGAGCTTCGAACTAACCGTTGGCAGTACACGGGGGATGATCAATTTATGTATCCCTTTCAATTCGATTGAGCGGATCAGTAGCAAGCTCTCCTCGAATAGCTGGGTCAGCTACAGCCGACGCCCACCCACGGCTGAGTCGATGCAGCAGATTAGCGACCACTTGGCTGAAGCTCCCGTCGAGGTAGTCGTAGAGATGGCCAGAACCAAGATTACGACGGCTGATCTGCTCGGGCTACAAGTTGGCGACATCGTTGCTAGCGAAAAAGATGTCAACGAGCCGCTACTTGTTTCTGTTGAAGGAGCGCCGAAGTTCCACGCATCTCCCGGCCAACTCAAGGGTCGCAAGGCGATTCAGGTCGTTTCGGAGTTTCAACCAGAACACGTTCAGGTGAAACCCACGCAAGCTCAGCCTGCGGCAGAAACTACCTAG
- the ybeY gene encoding rRNA maturation RNase YbeY: MTPRTSELIDNTQVASGDDSEPPGAGSASGVDSVEIAISNEQALLTIDEEAVRRAVRQVLSAGNEPSATISVAIVDDATMRPLNKQFLEHDYTTDVLSFALNEAEEPLSGELIVNAEYAAREAVEIGWSAEEEFLLYVIHGMLHLIGYCDKSDESAIKMRAAEKQILIKLGIQTSTSDSRWADGGQAKLSGRKGTTHS, from the coding sequence ATGACACCGCGAACTTCGGAACTCATCGACAACACTCAAGTCGCTTCTGGCGATGATTCGGAGCCTCCGGGGGCAGGTTCTGCTTCCGGAGTAGATTCTGTCGAGATCGCGATATCGAACGAGCAAGCCTTGCTCACCATCGACGAAGAGGCGGTAAGACGAGCAGTGCGTCAGGTCCTCTCTGCTGGCAACGAACCCTCCGCTACGATCAGCGTAGCAATCGTAGATGACGCTACGATGCGCCCGCTGAATAAGCAGTTTCTCGAACACGATTACACGACCGACGTTCTGAGTTTTGCACTGAACGAAGCCGAGGAGCCGCTCTCGGGTGAGTTGATCGTCAACGCTGAATACGCGGCAAGAGAAGCTGTGGAGATCGGCTGGTCAGCAGAGGAAGAGTTTTTGCTCTACGTAATTCATGGAATGTTGCATTTGATAGGCTATTGCGATAAGTCGGACGAGTCAGCTATCAAGATGCGCGCCGCTGAGAAACAGATCCTTATTAAACTTGGCATTCAGACGAGTACTTCAGACTCGCGCTGGGCGGACGGCGGGCAAGCGAAACTCTCTGGTCGGAAAGGAACGACGCACTCGTGA
- a CDS encoding glutamate-5-semialdehyde dehydrogenase has protein sequence MSLATERTIDTPEIATTDLATYCEEVAQRAKAASRALAQLPGEVKNTWLKRSAELLRTNLEPLAAANAIDLNAAPEFGLTKAQIDRLRLTPERIESIAVALEQIAQLPEPIGEVISSTVRPNGLRIDKTRVPLGVVFFIYESRPNVTADAAAICAKAGNAVILRGGKEAMQSSRAIVVLLQKAAREVGFPADAVQLVSTTDRAAVGHFLGLSELIDVAIPRGGEGLIRRVAAEATMPVIKHYDGNCHVYVDATADLEMAEQIVVNSKCQRMGVCNAAESLLVHADVASEFLPKIDKSLADEDVEIRGDERSCELISRAVAASDEDYGAEFLGPIISLKVVASAREAIEHINRYGSHHTDAVVTEDLKVATKFANEVDSAAVVVNASTRFNDGGEFGLGAEIGISTDKFHARGPCGVDELTSYKYVVNGSGQVRS, from the coding sequence ATGTCGCTAGCAACTGAGAGAACCATCGATACTCCGGAGATTGCAACCACCGATCTGGCTACCTACTGCGAAGAAGTTGCGCAAAGAGCCAAAGCCGCCTCTCGAGCATTAGCTCAGCTTCCCGGCGAAGTGAAGAATACTTGGCTGAAGCGTTCCGCGGAGCTCCTGCGAACCAACTTGGAACCCCTGGCGGCCGCCAACGCGATTGATCTGAATGCAGCGCCAGAGTTCGGCCTTACCAAAGCACAAATTGATCGGTTGCGACTCACCCCAGAGCGAATCGAGTCGATAGCCGTTGCTCTCGAGCAGATCGCACAGTTGCCTGAGCCAATCGGCGAGGTGATTAGTTCGACTGTCCGCCCGAATGGCTTGCGTATCGACAAGACACGCGTACCGCTGGGTGTCGTGTTCTTCATTTACGAATCGCGACCGAACGTCACAGCGGATGCAGCGGCGATCTGCGCTAAAGCTGGTAACGCAGTGATCCTTCGTGGTGGCAAAGAAGCGATGCAATCTAGTCGAGCGATTGTGGTGCTCCTGCAAAAGGCAGCCCGCGAAGTCGGTTTTCCTGCTGATGCTGTGCAGTTGGTTTCCACAACGGATCGTGCCGCTGTTGGTCATTTTCTAGGTCTTTCAGAACTAATTGACGTCGCCATCCCTCGCGGTGGTGAAGGTCTCATCCGGCGGGTGGCGGCAGAGGCAACAATGCCAGTCATCAAGCACTACGACGGCAATTGCCACGTCTATGTGGATGCTACCGCCGATTTGGAGATGGCCGAGCAGATTGTCGTGAACTCGAAGTGCCAGCGCATGGGAGTCTGTAACGCAGCCGAATCGCTACTTGTCCACGCCGATGTCGCTAGTGAATTTCTGCCGAAGATCGACAAGTCGTTGGCGGATGAAGATGTTGAAATCCGTGGCGATGAGCGCAGTTGCGAACTCATCAGCCGTGCTGTTGCTGCCTCGGACGAAGACTACGGTGCTGAGTTTCTTGGCCCCATCATTTCGCTCAAGGTGGTGGCTTCTGCGAGAGAAGCGATCGAACATATCAATCGTTACGGATCGCACCACACGGATGCGGTGGTGACGGAAGATTTGAAGGTTGCCACGAAGTTCGCCAACGAGGTTGATAGTGCGGCAGTCGTGGTGAACGCTAGTACTCGTTTCAACGACGGTGGCGAGTTCGGATTGGGGGCGGAAATAGGAATTAGCACCGATAAGTTTCATGCCCGCGGCCCCTGCGGAGTCGATGAACTCACCAGCTACAAGTATGTTGTCAATGGATCAGGTCAGGTGAGGAGTTAG